A portion of the Parasedimentitalea marina genome contains these proteins:
- a CDS encoding MBL fold metallo-hydrolase yields the protein MQPIVKAFFDETTNTVSYVAIDPQGNACAIIDSVLNFDQASGRTGTVSADAIIAWIKDNGLNVHWILESHVHADHLSAAPYLQEELGGKIGIGANITVIQDTFGKIFNEGTEFQRDGSQFDALFNHGDSFHVGQMRTDVMHTPGHTPACMTYVIGDAAFVGDTLFMPDFGTARCDFPGGSSSVLYESIQKILALPDDTRIFVGHDYKAPGRDQYAWETTVGEQKALNIHIGQGRSIEDFTGLRDARDAKLGMPRLILPSLQVNMRAGHMPEPDSNGDVFLKTPVNKI from the coding sequence ATGCAGCCTATCGTAAAAGCATTTTTTGATGAGACGACCAATACGGTGTCCTATGTGGCAATTGACCCCCAGGGCAACGCCTGCGCCATCATCGATTCAGTCCTGAATTTTGACCAAGCCTCCGGCAGAACCGGTACAGTGTCGGCCGACGCTATAATCGCTTGGATCAAAGATAACGGACTGAATGTGCACTGGATCCTCGAAAGCCACGTTCATGCCGATCACCTGTCCGCAGCCCCCTATTTGCAGGAAGAATTAGGCGGAAAAATTGGCATCGGCGCCAATATAACCGTGATCCAGGACACCTTTGGCAAGATCTTCAACGAAGGCACCGAATTTCAGCGTGACGGCAGCCAGTTCGACGCTCTCTTCAATCACGGTGACAGTTTTCACGTTGGACAGATGCGCACGGACGTGATGCACACACCAGGCCATACGCCGGCCTGTATGACCTATGTGATAGGCGATGCGGCCTTTGTCGGCGATACGCTTTTCATGCCTGACTTTGGCACCGCACGTTGTGATTTTCCCGGCGGATCGTCCTCAGTGCTCTATGAGTCAATTCAGAAGATTTTGGCACTGCCTGATGACACCCGCATATTTGTCGGCCACGACTACAAGGCCCCCGGACGCGATCAATACGCCTGGGAAACCACTGTCGGTGAACAAAAAGCCCTGAATATACATATCGGCCAAGGCCGAAGCATTGAAGACTTCACTGGATTGCGGGATGCCCGTGATGCGAAATTGGGGATGCCCCGGCTTATCCTGCCCTCACTGCAGGTCAATATGCGGGCTGGTCATATGCCCGAGCCAGACAGCAACGGCGACGTGTTTTTGAAGACACCGGTCAATAAGATCTAA
- a CDS encoding TIGR01244 family sulfur transferase — translation MDPRCITPRYFVSPQISAEDLQSLAEAGFKAVICNRPDAEVPPSHQANAIRIAAESAGLRFEELPLTHQTMTAENVARQRELAEICDGPVLAYCASGTRCSVVWALGHAGEMTPDSILSKTAAAGYQLDNLRPALEQLTNKS, via the coding sequence ATGGATCCACGCTGTATAACCCCCCGCTACTTCGTCTCACCGCAAATCTCGGCTGAGGACCTTCAATCTCTGGCTGAGGCCGGTTTCAAAGCAGTCATCTGTAACCGCCCCGACGCCGAGGTGCCGCCCAGTCATCAAGCAAATGCTATTCGCATCGCCGCCGAATCTGCTGGCTTGCGGTTCGAGGAACTGCCACTGACACATCAGACTATGACTGCGGAAAATGTTGCCCGGCAACGAGAGCTGGCTGAGATCTGTGACGGACCAGTGCTAGCTTATTGCGCGTCCGGCACCCGCTGCTCCGTTGTTTGGGCCTTGGGTCATGCAGGTGAAATGACTCCCGATTCTATCCTAAGCAAAACGGCAGCTGCCGGCTATCAACTGGACAATCTACGTCCGGCGCTGGAACAGCTGACAAACAAAAGCTGA
- a CDS encoding DUF6691 family protein, whose product MRLFYSFLAGGLFGTGLFLSGMTDTTKVQGWLDVFGAWDPTLAFVMGGAILPMAVAWRLTEGRKPLAGGHFPTASQPELDPRLIVGSAMFGVGWGLVGLCPGPVIASITYNGWGGVLFLMAMLIGMAAAPKFGLQLDRLATKA is encoded by the coding sequence ATGCGTCTATTCTATTCTTTTCTGGCAGGTGGCCTGTTTGGCACCGGACTTTTCCTTTCAGGTATGACTGACACCACAAAGGTTCAGGGCTGGCTGGATGTGTTTGGCGCCTGGGATCCGACACTGGCCTTTGTGATGGGCGGCGCGATCCTTCCCATGGCTGTTGCCTGGCGCCTGACTGAGGGCCGCAAACCACTGGCGGGCGGCCATTTCCCGACAGCATCTCAACCTGAACTGGACCCTCGACTTATTGTCGGGTCAGCGATGTTCGGCGTCGGATGGGGGCTGGTGGGACTGTGCCCAGGTCCGGTCATCGCCTCGATCACCTATAATGGCTGGGGCGGTGTGTTGTTTTTGATGGCGATGCTAATTGGCATGGCGGCTGCACCTAAATTTGGCCTACAACTGGACCGGCTGGCGACAAAAGCGTAA
- the preA gene encoding NAD-dependent dihydropyrimidine dehydrogenase subunit PreA yields the protein MADLTTEFLGIKSPNPFWLASAPPTDKEYNVRRAFEAGWGGVVWKTLGEQGPPVVNVNGPRYGAIFGADRRLLGLNNIELITDRPLEVNLEEITRVKKDYPDRAIIVSIMVPCEEQAWKDILPKVEATGADGIELNFGCPHGMAERGMGSAVGQVPEYIQMVTEWCKKYYSKPVIVKLTPNITDIRQPARAAKNGGADAVSLINTINTIVSVDLDIMAPNPTIGDKGTHGGYCGPAVKPIALNMVAEIARDPETHGLPISAIGGVTNWRDAAEFISLGAGNVQVCTAAMTYGFKVVEEMISGLSQWMDEKGHDSIADFMGQAVPNVTDWQYLNLNYVAKAVINQDDCIKCGRCFAACEDTSHQAIAMTEDRVFTVKDDECVACNLCVSVCPVENCITMEQVAPGQLDERTGDLVSGDYANWTTHPNNPSATAAE from the coding sequence ATGGCTGATCTGACAACTGAATTTCTGGGGATCAAATCTCCAAACCCGTTTTGGCTGGCCTCGGCGCCGCCAACGGACAAAGAATACAACGTGCGCCGCGCCTTTGAGGCCGGATGGGGCGGTGTGGTGTGGAAAACACTGGGCGAGCAAGGTCCGCCAGTGGTCAATGTCAATGGGCCGCGCTATGGCGCGATCTTTGGCGCCGATCGCCGCTTGCTGGGGCTGAATAATATTGAGCTGATCACCGATCGCCCGCTTGAGGTGAACCTGGAGGAGATCACCCGGGTCAAGAAGGACTATCCGGACCGGGCCATCATCGTGTCGATTATGGTGCCCTGCGAAGAACAGGCCTGGAAGGACATTCTTCCCAAAGTTGAGGCAACTGGTGCCGATGGGATCGAGCTGAACTTTGGCTGCCCGCACGGCATGGCTGAGCGCGGTATGGGGTCGGCCGTGGGGCAGGTACCTGAGTATATTCAGATGGTTACAGAGTGGTGCAAAAAATACTATTCCAAGCCGGTTATTGTTAAGCTGACGCCGAATATTACCGATATACGTCAACCGGCGCGGGCTGCGAAAAATGGCGGTGCAGACGCGGTGAGCCTGATCAATACGATCAATACGATCGTTTCGGTGGATCTGGATATCATGGCGCCCAACCCAACCATTGGCGACAAAGGGACCCATGGCGGCTATTGCGGGCCAGCGGTCAAGCCGATTGCGCTGAACATGGTGGCCGAAATCGCACGCGACCCTGAGACGCATGGATTGCCTATTTCTGCCATTGGTGGGGTGACCAACTGGCGCGATGCGGCAGAGTTCATTTCGCTGGGTGCGGGTAATGTTCAGGTCTGTACCGCAGCAATGACCTATGGCTTCAAAGTGGTGGAAGAAATGATTTCCGGCCTGTCCCAGTGGATGGACGAGAAGGGGCATGACTCGATTGCGGACTTCATGGGGCAGGCGGTTCCGAATGTGACGGACTGGCAGTATCTGAACCTGAACTACGTGGCCAAAGCCGTTATCAATCAGGATGATTGCATCAAGTGCGGTCGCTGTTTTGCCGCTTGTGAAGACACCTCGCATCAGGCGATTGCGATGACTGAGGACCGGGTCTTCACCGTGAAAGATGATGAATGCGTCGCATGTAACCTATGCGTGAGTGTTTGCCCGGTTGAAAACTGCATCACCATGGAGCAGGTCGCGCCAGGGCAGTTGGATGAGCGGACCGGCGATCTGGTGTCAGGGGATTATGCGAACTGGACCACACACCCGAACAATCCGTCAGCGACTGCCGCCGAATAA
- a CDS encoding Zn-dependent hydrolase produces the protein MAALGQNLVINGERLWDSLMEMAKIGPGVAGGNNRQTLTDEDGEGRALFQSWCEAAGCSMGLDQMGNMFARREGTDPEALPVYVGSHLDTQPTGGKYDGVLGVLGGLEILRSLNDLNIKTKHPIVVTNFTNEEGTRYAPAMLSSGVFAGIHTQDWAYEREDAEGKTFGDELSRIGWRGDEEVGARKMHAFFELHIEQGPILEADGKDIGVVTHGQGLSWTQVTITGKDAHTGSTPMPMRRNAGLAMARVLEAVDEIAWSHAPHAVGAAGHIDVFPNSRNVIPGKVVFTVDFRSPELEVIEDMELRLREDAQDIADAMGVQIEFEKVGGFDPVAFDEGCVTAVRNAAERLGYSHTDLISGAGHDACWINRVAPTAMVMCPCVDGLSHNEAEDISPEWAAAGANVLFHAVVETAEIVE, from the coding sequence ATGGCTGCGCTTGGACAAAATTTGGTTATCAATGGCGAGAGGCTGTGGGACAGTCTGATGGAGATGGCCAAGATCGGCCCCGGTGTGGCTGGGGGCAACAATCGCCAGACGCTAACGGATGAGGATGGCGAGGGCCGCGCCCTGTTCCAAAGCTGGTGCGAAGCCGCAGGCTGCAGTATGGGTTTGGATCAGATGGGCAATATGTTTGCCCGCCGTGAGGGAACTGATCCGGAAGCTTTGCCGGTCTATGTGGGCTCCCATCTGGATACCCAACCGACGGGTGGAAAATACGATGGCGTGCTGGGTGTTCTTGGTGGGCTGGAGATATTGCGATCTCTTAACGATTTGAATATCAAGACAAAACATCCCATTGTTGTCACCAATTTCACCAACGAAGAAGGCACCCGATATGCGCCGGCGATGCTGTCTTCGGGGGTGTTTGCCGGTATTCACACGCAGGACTGGGCCTACGAGCGCGAGGACGCCGAGGGCAAGACATTTGGGGATGAGCTGAGCCGTATTGGTTGGCGTGGCGACGAGGAAGTCGGCGCGCGCAAGATGCATGCGTTTTTTGAACTGCACATTGAACAGGGGCCAATTCTGGAAGCGGACGGCAAGGACATTGGGGTTGTCACCCATGGTCAGGGGCTCAGCTGGACTCAGGTGACGATCACCGGCAAGGATGCTCATACCGGCTCGACACCGATGCCGATGCGGCGCAATGCCGGGCTGGCGATGGCGCGGGTTCTTGAGGCTGTGGACGAGATTGCCTGGAGCCACGCGCCGCATGCGGTGGGCGCGGCAGGTCATATCGATGTCTTCCCAAACTCGCGCAATGTGATCCCGGGAAAAGTGGTGTTCACCGTCGATTTCCGCTCGCCCGAACTTGAAGTGATCGAGGATATGGAACTGCGATTGCGCGAGGACGCTCAGGATATCGCTGATGCCATGGGGGTACAGATCGAGTTTGAGAAGGTTGGAGGGTTTGATCCGGTGGCCTTCGATGAAGGCTGTGTCACTGCGGTGCGCAACGCCGCAGAGCGGTTGGGGTATTCCCACACGGATCTGATTTCCGGGGCCGGGCATGACGCCTGCTGGATCAACCGAGTGGCGCCGACGGCCATGGTGATGTGCCCCTGCGTGGACGGGTTGAGCCATAACGAGGCTGAGGACATCAGCCCGGAATGGGCGGCGGCCGGGGCCAATGTATTGTTCCACGCGGTTGTTGAGACGGCTGAAATAGTCGAGTGA
- a CDS encoding YeeE/YedE family protein, with translation METDWLWGLVGGGLIGLGGAVYLLGNGRVMGASGIIGGLVDGTARKTALEKLVFLAGVVLLPLLLQSLSSAPVSTHMTGNIITIISAGLLVGIGTRIASGCTSGHGVCGISRLSLRGIVATVFYILAGGMTLVVFRHGLGLI, from the coding sequence ATGGAAACGGATTGGCTCTGGGGCCTTGTCGGCGGTGGGCTTATTGGGTTAGGCGGCGCTGTCTATCTGTTAGGCAACGGCCGCGTCATGGGGGCCAGTGGCATTATCGGCGGATTGGTGGATGGCACCGCTCGGAAAACGGCTCTCGAGAAGCTAGTGTTCCTTGCCGGCGTTGTGCTGCTGCCCCTGCTGCTACAATCACTGTCATCGGCACCGGTCAGCACCCATATGACTGGCAATATAATCACCATCATATCCGCCGGCCTTCTGGTCGGGATCGGAACCCGCATCGCCAGTGGCTGCACCTCCGGTCACGGGGTCTGCGGAATATCAAGGCTCTCTCTGCGCGGTATTGTGGCCACCGTTTTCTACATACTTGCAGGGGGGATGACACTGGTCGTTTTCCGGCACGGGTTGGGACTAATCTAA
- a CDS encoding ABC transporter ATP-binding protein — protein MNTETTTKAVVEARNLDLVFQTNDGPVQALRDVNLTINKGDFVSFIGPSGCGKTTFLRVMAALEQPTGGEITVNGMTPDEARRQRAYGYVFQASGLYPWRNIARNIKLPLEIMGYSKAEQEKRVNEVLELVELSGFEGKYPWQLSGGMQQRASIARALAFDADILLMDEPFGALDEIVRDHLNEQLLKLWARTNKTIGFVTHSIPEAVYLSTKIVVMSPRPGRITDVIESPLPKERPLDIRDSPEFIEIAHRVREGLRAGHGDDV, from the coding sequence ATGAATACTGAAACGACTACCAAGGCTGTCGTCGAGGCCCGTAACCTGGATCTGGTATTCCAGACCAACGACGGCCCCGTACAGGCGCTCAGGGATGTGAATCTGACCATCAACAAGGGTGACTTTGTCAGCTTTATCGGCCCGTCAGGCTGTGGCAAGACGACATTTTTGCGGGTGATGGCAGCGCTGGAGCAACCCACAGGCGGGGAGATCACCGTCAATGGCATGACCCCGGACGAGGCCCGCCGTCAGCGTGCCTATGGCTATGTGTTCCAGGCCTCGGGGCTGTACCCCTGGCGCAATATAGCCCGCAACATCAAGTTGCCGCTTGAGATCATGGGCTATTCCAAAGCCGAACAGGAAAAGCGCGTTAACGAAGTGTTGGAACTTGTTGAATTGTCAGGGTTTGAGGGGAAATACCCCTGGCAGTTGTCGGGCGGCATGCAACAGCGTGCATCCATTGCGCGGGCGCTGGCATTTGATGCGGATATCTTGCTGATGGACGAGCCATTTGGGGCGCTGGACGAAATCGTGCGCGACCATTTGAACGAGCAGCTGCTGAAGCTTTGGGCGCGCACCAACAAGACAATTGGCTTTGTCACCCACTCGATCCCGGAGGCGGTGTATCTTTCGACCAAGATCGTGGTGATGAGCCCGCGGCCGGGACGGATCACCGATGTGATTGAGAGCCCGCTGCCCAAGGAACGTCCGCTGGATATCCGCGACAGTCCTGAATTTATCGAGATCGCGCACCGGGTGCGGGAAGGTTTGCGGGCGGGGCATGGCGACGATGTGTAA
- a CDS encoding TetR family transcriptional regulator C-terminal domain-containing protein: MSKAPNPTRIQKKNRAAILDAALETFSSHGFRGSTVDQIATEAGLSKPNLLYYFPSKEAIFTELMSGLLDTWLDPLRSLDPNGDPMQEILSYVQRKLQMSRDFPRESRLYANEIVQGAPRLLDTISNELNALVEEKSVLLESWMEAGKINRAHPKHLLFSIWSLTQHYADFDVQVRTLMGSEDPFDAAPEYLETLYRRMLTPQD; encoded by the coding sequence ATGAGCAAAGCCCCAAACCCGACCCGTATTCAGAAAAAGAATCGTGCCGCCATTCTGGACGCCGCGCTCGAGACCTTCTCAAGCCATGGTTTTCGTGGCAGCACAGTAGACCAAATCGCCACCGAGGCCGGGTTGAGCAAACCCAATCTGCTGTATTATTTTCCCTCAAAAGAGGCCATCTTTACCGAATTGATGTCCGGCTTGCTGGACACCTGGCTAGACCCTCTTCGCTCGCTTGATCCCAATGGCGATCCCATGCAGGAAATCCTGTCTTACGTGCAGCGCAAATTGCAAATGAGCCGAGATTTCCCACGCGAAAGTCGTCTTTATGCAAATGAAATTGTGCAGGGGGCGCCGCGTTTACTGGATACGATTTCCAATGAACTGAATGCTCTGGTCGAGGAAAAATCTGTTCTTCTCGAAAGCTGGATGGAGGCTGGGAAAATCAACAGGGCCCACCCAAAGCACCTGCTGTTTTCAATCTGGTCGCTCACCCAGCACTACGCAGATTTCGATGTGCAGGTTCGCACTTTGATGGGCAGTGAAGACCCTTTCGACGCAGCACCTGAATACCTGGAAACCCTTTATCGTCGTATGCTTACGCCACAGGATTGA
- a CDS encoding NAD(P)-dependent oxidoreductase yields MASGHQASGIQAGRLPSQEITNNFGDLHPAYDAHEAAVAADRCYFCYDAPCMTACPTSIDIPQFIREIQTGNPEAAARSILKQNILGGMCARVCPTETLCEEVCVRETAESKPVEIGRLQRYATDVIMAKAEHPFTRAASTGKRVAVVGAGPAGLAAAHRLAMLGHEVVIHEVKSKSGGLNEFGIAAYKSTNDFAAREVNWLMQIGGISVVYGQGLGSGLTLDALTADFDAVFLSIGLAGVNALRAPGEDKDGARDAVEFIAELRQSEDLSKLAVGRNVVVIGGGMTAVDAAVQSKLLGAENVTIAYRRGQDAMGASRFEQDLATSKGVKLMFNVMPVAVHGDGAASEIELDYTTVKDGKVSGLGETFRLAADQVFKAIGQTLEGQPEGLSLEGRKIKVDATGRTSVKGVWAGGDCASGGEDLTVTAVAEGRDGAIDIHSSLMG; encoded by the coding sequence ATGGCGAGTGGCCATCAGGCATCCGGCATTCAGGCAGGGCGATTGCCCAGCCAGGAGATCACCAATAATTTTGGCGATTTGCATCCTGCATATGATGCGCATGAAGCGGCAGTGGCGGCGGATCGCTGCTACTTCTGCTACGATGCGCCCTGCATGACAGCATGCCCAACCAGCATCGATATTCCGCAGTTCATTCGGGAGATACAGACTGGCAATCCGGAGGCAGCTGCCCGCAGTATTCTGAAGCAGAATATTCTGGGTGGAATGTGCGCGCGGGTCTGTCCGACAGAGACCCTGTGCGAAGAGGTCTGTGTGCGTGAAACCGCCGAGAGTAAGCCGGTCGAGATTGGCCGTCTGCAGCGCTATGCGACCGATGTTATCATGGCCAAGGCGGAGCACCCGTTCACCCGTGCCGCAAGCACAGGCAAGCGTGTTGCCGTTGTTGGGGCAGGCCCAGCCGGTTTGGCAGCGGCGCACCGGTTGGCTATGCTGGGGCATGAAGTGGTGATCCACGAAGTGAAAAGCAAATCAGGTGGATTGAACGAGTTTGGCATCGCAGCCTATAAGAGCACCAATGATTTTGCCGCGCGTGAGGTCAACTGGCTGATGCAAATTGGTGGCATCAGCGTTGTATATGGTCAGGGGCTGGGCAGTGGGCTGACATTGGACGCACTGACCGCTGACTTTGACGCGGTGTTTTTGTCGATTGGTCTGGCCGGGGTCAACGCCCTGCGGGCTCCTGGCGAAGACAAGGACGGCGCTCGTGATGCTGTTGAATTTATCGCTGAGCTGCGTCAGTCAGAGGATCTGTCCAAGCTGGCGGTTGGACGCAATGTTGTGGTGATTGGCGGCGGTATGACCGCAGTTGATGCTGCGGTGCAGTCTAAGTTGCTCGGCGCCGAAAACGTCACCATTGCCTATCGTCGGGGCCAGGACGCCATGGGTGCCAGCCGGTTCGAACAGGATCTGGCGACCTCGAAGGGGGTCAAGTTGATGTTCAACGTGATGCCGGTTGCGGTGCATGGCGACGGGGCGGCCAGCGAGATTGAGCTGGATTACACCACCGTCAAAGATGGTAAAGTATCGGGTCTGGGCGAGACGTTTCGTCTGGCGGCAGATCAGGTGTTCAAGGCCATTGGTCAGACACTGGAAGGGCAACCCGAGGGACTGTCTCTGGAGGGTCGCAAGATCAAGGTGGACGCGACTGGCCGGACCTCGGTCAAGGGCGTCTGGGCCGGGGGTGACTGTGCCTCGGGTGGCGAAGATCTGACGGTGACTGCCGTGGCCGAAGGCCGTGATGGCGCGATTGACATTCATTCCAGCCTGATGGGCTGA
- a CDS encoding DUF2312 domain-containing protein, whose amino-acid sequence MDVTEQEKSDSYRVTAGELRQFVERLERLDTEKKDLADQMKEVMAEAKGRGYDTKVIRKLVALRKRDKDDIAEEEAVLEMYKEALGM is encoded by the coding sequence ATGGATGTGACCGAACAAGAAAAAAGTGACAGCTACCGTGTGACTGCAGGTGAACTGCGTCAGTTTGTCGAACGCCTGGAGCGGTTGGACACGGAAAAGAAAGATTTGGCTGATCAAATGAAGGAAGTCATGGCCGAGGCCAAGGGGCGAGGCTACGACACCAAAGTGATCCGTAAACTGGTGGCTCTGCGCAAACGTGACAAGGATGACATTGCCGAAGAGGAAGCGGTGTTGGAAATGTACAAAGAAGCGCTGGGAATGTGA
- the hydA gene encoding dihydropyrimidinase, with amino-acid sequence MSKVIKNGTIVTADLTYKADVLIENGVIAQIGTNLKGDEELDATGCYVMPGGIDPHTHLEMPFMGTYSTDDFESGTRAGLAGGTTMVVDFALPSPGESLLDALKRWDNKSTRANCDYSFHMAVTWWGEQVFDDIKTVIQERGINTFKHFMAYKGALMVNDDELYSSFQRLSELGGIAMVHAENGDVVAELSAKLLAAGNTGPEAHAYSRPPQVEGEATNRAIMIADMAGVPLYVVHTSCEDSHEAIRRARMQGKRVWGEPLIQHLTLDESEYFNPDWDHAARRVMSPPFRNKQHQDSLWAGLQSGSLSVVATDHCAFTTEQKRNGIGDFTQIPNGTGGLEDRMPMLWTHGVATGRLTPNEFVAVTSTNIAKILNCYPKKGAVLVGADADLVVWDPEKSKVIQASTQQSSIDYNVFEGHEVKGLPRFTLTRGHVAVHDGEIRCQEGHGKFVAREANTPVNTALSTWKELTSPRPVERSGIPVTGV; translated from the coding sequence ATGAGTAAAGTCATAAAGAACGGCACAATTGTCACCGCCGATTTGACCTACAAGGCGGACGTCTTGATCGAAAATGGGGTGATTGCGCAAATCGGAACCAACTTGAAGGGAGACGAGGAGCTGGACGCCACAGGCTGTTATGTGATGCCGGGTGGGATTGATCCACATACGCATCTTGAGATGCCTTTCATGGGTACCTACAGCACCGATGATTTTGAAAGCGGTACGCGGGCTGGTCTGGCTGGCGGCACCACAATGGTGGTGGATTTCGCGCTGCCCAGTCCGGGTGAAAGCCTGCTGGATGCACTGAAACGCTGGGATAACAAGTCGACGCGGGCCAATTGTGATTACTCATTCCACATGGCGGTAACCTGGTGGGGGGAACAGGTGTTTGACGACATCAAAACCGTCATCCAGGAACGGGGTATCAACACGTTTAAGCATTTCATGGCTTATAAGGGCGCGTTGATGGTGAACGATGATGAGTTGTATTCGTCGTTCCAGCGCCTGTCTGAACTGGGCGGGATCGCCATGGTGCATGCCGAAAACGGTGATGTTGTGGCGGAACTGTCGGCGAAGCTGCTGGCGGCTGGCAACACGGGTCCGGAAGCGCATGCCTACTCACGGCCGCCGCAAGTCGAGGGGGAGGCCACCAACCGAGCGATCATGATCGCCGATATGGCCGGTGTGCCGCTATACGTGGTGCATACTTCCTGTGAGGACAGTCACGAGGCAATCCGGCGGGCGCGCATGCAAGGCAAACGGGTTTGGGGTGAGCCGCTGATCCAGCATCTGACACTGGACGAGTCCGAGTATTTCAATCCCGATTGGGACCATGCGGCGCGCCGGGTGATGTCGCCTCCGTTCCGCAACAAACAGCATCAGGACAGCCTGTGGGCCGGGTTGCAGTCGGGATCGCTGTCAGTTGTTGCGACCGATCACTGTGCCTTTACCACGGAACAGAAACGCAATGGCATTGGCGACTTTACACAGATCCCGAACGGCACGGGTGGGCTGGAAGATCGGATGCCGATGCTGTGGACACACGGTGTGGCAACGGGTCGTCTGACGCCCAATGAGTTTGTCGCTGTAACTTCGACCAACATCGCCAAAATCCTGAACTGTTACCCAAAAAAGGGTGCGGTTCTGGTTGGCGCGGATGCGGATCTGGTGGTCTGGGATCCTGAGAAAAGTAAGGTTATTCAGGCTTCTACTCAGCAATCCTCAATTGATTACAATGTGTTCGAGGGACATGAGGTCAAGGGGCTGCCACGGTTCACACTGACGCGTGGACATGTTGCGGTTCATGATGGCGAGATCCGCTGTCAGGAGGGGCACGGGAAATTTGTTGCGCGTGAGGCCAATACGCCGGTGAACACCGCGCTGAGCACCTGGAAGGAGCTGACCTCGCCGCGACCGGTTGAGCGGTCAGGCATTCCGGTAACTGGCGTTTAA